One window of Phycisphaeraceae bacterium genomic DNA carries:
- a CDS encoding helix-turn-helix transcriptional regulator — MPKLSSTRAASGTGVTNRIRELRFHADEMTQQELAERIGVSRQTVVAIEKGKYSPTLELAFKIARVFETPIDTVFSYDENASKPS; from the coding sequence ATGCCAAAGCTTTCATCAACCCGAGCAGCATCCGGTACAGGCGTGACAAATCGCATTCGCGAGCTGCGTTTCCATGCAGATGAGATGACACAACAGGAACTCGCAGAGCGTATCGGTGTGAGCAGACAGACCGTTGTTGCGATCGAAAAGGGAAAGTACTCACCGACACTCGAGCTTGCGTTCAAGATCGCGAGGGTGTTCGAGACACCGATCGATACGGTGTTTTCGTATGACGAGAACGCATCAAAGCCGTCGTAA
- a CDS encoding tail fiber domain-containing protein: MMRNPHRLLLVVGAVAAVQTSVLAQTTQDPSFTYQGLIKQANQAITGTVDLQFRLYDASTAGTQVGPMLALTNASVVDGQFNVDLDFGAGAFAGQQRWLEIDVRSPAGSGAFTTLTPRQAVAAAPVALFALAGNTGPQGPQGAQGPQGDPGAQGPQGDPGAQGPQGDPGAQGPQGDPGPQGPAGDSHWSLSGPTTFYNTGRVGIGTSNPSAHLGILGGGLNLFDDASEGVRLTTNTFAISREVNEDPGYQYDGTNDQHTIFTNGSPVVTVAPSGNVGIGTTSPTQALHVVGNALVTGSITPGTSANALTIDNTIISAPSVLNVISGDTMQINSGGGLSVHADTGIGIIAGKGVNLTSLGILTLASAGTFGISGSLVTINGLQTLGIGGGGGSGGFTLGVNGSAAKIGGGSWSTLSDERLKKNVNPIHQPLDALMQLRGVTFEYIDPSQPLQAEGVQIGMIAQEVERVFPAWVTTMDDGYKSIAFSGFEAMTVEALRQLRAEKDQQIDDLKRENNELRARLDALEQMMVELAKGH; encoded by the coding sequence ATGATGCGGAATCCACATCGACTTCTTCTTGTTGTTGGAGCAGTTGCAGCAGTGCAGACGAGCGTGCTCGCACAAACTACCCAGGATCCGTCGTTCACGTATCAGGGCCTGATCAAGCAGGCAAACCAGGCGATCACCGGCACTGTCGATCTGCAGTTCAGGCTGTACGACGCATCAACTGCGGGCACACAGGTTGGGCCGATGCTGGCGCTGACAAATGCTTCGGTTGTTGATGGTCAGTTCAATGTGGACCTCGACTTTGGCGCGGGCGCGTTCGCTGGACAGCAGCGGTGGCTGGAGATCGACGTGCGCTCACCAGCAGGTTCGGGCGCATTCACAACGCTGACACCTCGACAGGCTGTTGCTGCTGCGCCTGTTGCGCTGTTTGCGCTCGCAGGTAACACAGGACCACAAGGACCTCAGGGCGCACAAGGACCACAAGGTGATCCGGGCGCACAAGGACCGCAAGGTGATCCGGGCGCACAAGGACCGCAAGGTGATCCGGGCGCACAAGGACCGCAGGGTGATCCGGGTCCGCAAGGCCCAGCTGGTGATTCGCACTGGTCACTCTCAGGACCAACGACGTTCTACAACACCGGGAGAGTTGGAATAGGCACGTCCAATCCCAGCGCACACCTCGGAATTCTGGGCGGCGGGTTGAATCTGTTCGACGACGCATCGGAAGGTGTCAGACTCACAACCAACACGTTTGCCATCTCGCGAGAGGTCAACGAGGATCCCGGATATCAGTACGATGGCACAAACGATCAGCACACCATCTTCACGAACGGATCACCAGTTGTCACTGTGGCACCGTCGGGAAATGTCGGCATTGGAACGACTTCGCCGACTCAGGCGCTCCACGTCGTGGGGAATGCTCTTGTGACCGGCTCAATCACACCCGGCACAAGCGCAAACGCGCTGACCATCGACAACACAATAATCTCTGCACCATCTGTCCTGAATGTCATTTCAGGCGACACGATGCAGATCAACTCAGGCGGTGGGCTGAGTGTCCACGCGGACACTGGTATCGGGATCATTGCAGGCAAAGGAGTCAATCTTACTTCGCTTGGAATACTCACTCTTGCGTCAGCAGGAACATTCGGAATCTCGGGCTCACTCGTCACCATAAATGGTCTTCAGACCCTCGGCATCGGCGGCGGCGGCGGCTCTGGCGGGTTCACGCTGGGGGTGAACGGATCAGCAGCAAAGATCGGCGGCGGATCGTGGTCGACCCTGTCAGACGAGCGCCTCAAGAAGAACGTCAACCCGATCCACCAGCCTCTCGATGCGCTCATGCAGCTCCGTGGTGTGACCTTTGAATATATCGATCCGTCCCAGCCACTCCAGGCGGAGGGCGTGCAGATCGGCATGATCGCGCAAGAGGTCGAGCGCGTCTTTCCAGCGTGGGTCACAACAATGGACGACGGGTACAAGTCCATCGCGTTCTCAGGATTTGAAGCAATGACTGTCGAGGCACTGCGTCAACTGCGCGCAGAAAAGGACCAGCAAATCGATGATCTCAAGCGAGAGAACAACGAACTCCGCGCACGTCTTGATGCGCTGGAACAGATGATGGTGGAACTGGCAAAGGGCCATTGA
- a CDS encoding tail fiber domain-containing protein, which translates to MKCCIWASAVVAAVCACASAQEDTTFLYQGSLMDNGSPANGTYTISVELWTSVNGGTIGNPIVHNNVQVVDGLFDIPLSWQGGYWFGGERWLSITVNGTQLSPPQQITRAPYAIHARGIRVDQAERVGIGDIGTHNAQLLVLTSDSMGARIQTTSNETEAAAVRGVLDRSSPGSFSAAVRGENRGIGVLGIGVWGSHDGSGWGVYGSSPAGTGVRGHTTGNSGTTYAVYGYSASSSGYDFYAAGPGVNYGSPSSIRWKKNIEPINDPLGMLAQIRGVYFDWDEDHGGQHDMGFIGEEVMEVVPEVVAKEPGTDFVTGMDYGRMTPLLVEAVNALHAKHEMAIAEKDARIDLLARDNAELRARLEALEATVNQLAGSKN; encoded by the coding sequence ATGAAGTGCTGTATCTGGGCGTCCGCAGTTGTCGCAGCGGTGTGTGCGTGCGCATCTGCGCAGGAAGACACCACGTTTCTCTATCAGGGCAGCCTGATGGACAACGGGTCACCCGCAAACGGCACATACACCATCTCGGTCGAGTTGTGGACGAGTGTGAATGGCGGGACGATCGGCAATCCGATTGTTCACAATAATGTGCAGGTCGTCGATGGATTGTTTGATATCCCACTCAGTTGGCAGGGAGGATATTGGTTCGGTGGCGAGCGCTGGCTGTCCATCACGGTCAACGGTACACAGCTCTCGCCGCCACAGCAGATCACTCGCGCACCGTACGCCATACACGCACGCGGGATACGTGTTGATCAGGCTGAACGTGTCGGCATTGGTGACATCGGCACACACAATGCGCAGTTGCTTGTGCTTACGTCGGACTCCATGGGCGCACGAATTCAGACAACAAGCAACGAGACAGAAGCTGCAGCTGTCCGTGGTGTGCTCGACAGATCATCGCCGGGCTCATTTTCCGCAGCCGTCCGGGGTGAGAACCGGGGCATAGGTGTGCTCGGTATTGGAGTGTGGGGCTCGCATGATGGATCGGGATGGGGAGTGTACGGATCATCGCCAGCGGGCACCGGCGTGCGTGGTCACACCACTGGAAACAGCGGAACCACGTATGCTGTCTATGGCTACTCAGCGAGTTCGAGCGGATACGACTTCTACGCTGCGGGCCCCGGTGTGAACTACGGCTCACCCTCATCGATCCGGTGGAAGAAAAACATCGAACCGATCAACGACCCGCTCGGCATGCTCGCGCAGATCCGCGGTGTGTACTTCGACTGGGACGAGGACCACGGCGGCCAGCACGACATGGGATTCATCGGCGAGGAAGTGATGGAAGTTGTGCCGGAAGTTGTTGCCAAGGAACCCGGGACAGACTTTGTCACCGGCATGGATTATGGACGCATGACACCGTTGCTTGTTGAAGCGGTGAATGCGCTGCACGCGAAGCACGAGATGGCGATTGCTGAAAAGGATGCGCGGATCGACTTGCTCGCACGGGATAATGCAGAGCTCCGCGCACGACTGGAAGCATTGGAAGCCACAGTAAATCAGCTTGCAGGATCGAAGAACTGA
- a CDS encoding GNAT family N-acetyltransferase, whose product MLAELFLDARRAAFHWFDPESFQLADFASQTIDERIWVAEDEHGRLVGFLSLYEPESFVHHLFVAPDIQRRGIGRKLLEVANRSARRPMSLKVLEQNVDARMFYTSLGWTTTGHGADELGPYLVFTQPQSDSK is encoded by the coding sequence ATGCTGGCAGAGCTGTTTCTCGACGCACGTCGAGCGGCGTTCCACTGGTTTGATCCGGAGTCGTTCCAGCTGGCAGACTTTGCATCGCAGACCATCGATGAACGCATTTGGGTTGCCGAGGACGAACACGGTCGTCTCGTTGGATTCCTGTCGTTGTATGAGCCCGAGAGCTTTGTGCACCATCTCTTTGTTGCACCAGATATACAGCGTCGCGGGATCGGTCGGAAGCTTCTAGAAGTTGCCAACCGATCTGCACGCCGTCCGATGTCGTTGAAGGTGCTCGAACAGAATGTTGACGCTCGGATGTTTTATACATCGCTTGGATGGACAACGACTGGACATGGCGCAGACGAGCTTGGGCCTTATCTCGTCTTTACCCAGCCTCAATCAGATTCGAAATAG
- the lexA gene encoding repressor LexA: MNLTPKQLRILQLIRDWRMRSGVSPTMQELADEIGVSKVTVFEHVEALIKKGALIRDANKARSLKLADGINVPDEERPLRFPLVGKIAAGYPIEKVPDQDEIDLMELLGPTNRSASPNFALRVEGESMRDEGILDGDYVLIERREVAHNGDRVVALLPDGSTTLKTYFREADHIRLQPANPNFDPIRVKFCQIQGVVRGVIRRY; this comes from the coding sequence ATGAATCTCACGCCGAAACAACTGCGCATCCTGCAACTTATCCGCGACTGGCGCATGCGCTCAGGTGTCTCACCGACAATGCAGGAGCTGGCCGACGAGATCGGCGTTTCCAAGGTGACGGTCTTCGAGCACGTCGAAGCGCTGATCAAGAAGGGAGCACTCATCCGCGATGCCAACAAGGCACGCTCTTTGAAGCTTGCTGACGGCATCAACGTGCCGGACGAGGAGCGTCCGCTCCGGTTTCCGCTGGTCGGCAAGATCGCAGCCGGGTACCCCATCGAGAAGGTGCCGGACCAGGACGAGATCGATCTGATGGAGCTGCTCGGTCCGACAAACAGGAGCGCGTCGCCGAACTTTGCGCTCCGCGTCGAGGGCGAGTCCATGCGCGACGAGGGCATCCTCGATGGCGACTACGTGCTCATCGAACGCAGAGAGGTTGCGCACAACGGCGATCGCGTTGTTGCGCTCCTGCCCGACGGGTCAACAACACTCAAGACCTACTTCAGAGAAGCCGACCACATCCGTCTTCAGCCTGCAAATCCCAACTTCGATCCCATCCGTGTGAAGTTCTGCCAGATCCAGGGCGTGGTGCGCGGTGTGATCCGCAGGTATTAA
- the rpsI gene encoding 30S ribosomal protein S9, which translates to MTEFNTSGDVLVAETSSTPEASSRPLRDPVPADARGWWWGTGRRKTAVARVRIRPAKDQGKGDIKVQITGKQFKTVDEYFTERRDRNDCYASLKLCNLMGQLDVFVRLSGGGFMGQAGAVKLGIARALRDYDPTLEQALRDAGYLTRDAREVERKKYGQPGARKRFQFSKR; encoded by the coding sequence ATGACAGAGTTCAATACATCAGGCGACGTTCTCGTTGCTGAAACAAGTTCGACACCCGAAGCATCCTCCCGTCCACTGCGCGATCCCGTTCCTGCGGATGCTCGTGGCTGGTGGTGGGGAACTGGTCGTCGCAAGACCGCGGTCGCTCGCGTGCGCATCCGTCCCGCGAAGGATCAGGGCAAGGGCGACATCAAGGTGCAGATCACCGGCAAGCAGTTCAAGACTGTTGACGAGTACTTTACCGAGCGCCGCGATCGCAACGACTGCTACGCGTCGCTGAAGCTGTGCAATCTGATGGGGCAGCTCGACGTGTTTGTACGCCTCTCGGGCGGCGGATTCATGGGCCAGGCTGGCGCAGTCAAGCTCGGCATTGCCCGCGCACTGCGTGATTACGACCCCACACTCGAACAGGCGCTCCGTGACGCTGGCTACCTGACGCGCGACGCACGCGAGGTGGAACGCAAGAAGTACGGCCAGCCCGGTGCTCGCAAGCGCTTCCAGTTCTCCAAGCGCTAA
- the rplM gene encoding 50S ribosomal protein L13, with the protein MRRQTTLATPQTAPAKKWHVVDAENVSLGRLASDVAVVLMGKHRPEYTPHVDCGDFVIVTNASKVGLTGRKADHKFKQTYTRYPGGMNMESYGSLRQRRPEALVELAVRRMLPKNRLGRQMLKKLKVFPGADHPYASHNPTAM; encoded by the coding sequence ATGCGACGCCAGACAACACTTGCAACACCGCAGACAGCGCCAGCAAAGAAGTGGCACGTCGTCGATGCGGAAAACGTCTCGCTCGGCCGGCTCGCCTCAGACGTTGCTGTCGTCCTCATGGGCAAGCACCGCCCCGAGTACACACCGCACGTTGACTGTGGCGACTTTGTCATCGTCACCAACGCGTCGAAGGTCGGTCTCACTGGGCGCAAGGCTGACCACAAGTTCAAGCAGACATACACACGCTATCCCGGCGGCATGAACATGGAGTCCTACGGCTCATTGCGTCAGCGCCGTCCCGAAGCGCTCGTGGAACTCGCGGTTCGTCGCATGCTCCCCAAGAACAGACTGGGTCGCCAGATGCTCAAGAAGCTGAAGGTCTTTCCCGGTGCGGATCATCCGTACGCATCGCACAACCCCACAGCGATGTAA
- a CDS encoding SBBP repeat-containing protein, translating to MKHHHIPLLIVLGTTSFCFADPFEFEWGYHYNFDDRTELNNICAAPNGDIYVCGKTSRGKFGPFGVIFEGQVISRIDPTGAVVWSRVYNDIFEEAEVYSWGIASDDLGNAYIGGDAPSTIPGVGGHGINIAKYDSDGNQMWYSEIASGIHDVFSDIDIDSAGNVYFVGSTRGNLPAHIGDFDVVIGSLDADGALRWTRQFGSVELDFGGEIKVDPSGNIFVAGLTRGDFVGTSHGAQDALLAKYDSDGTLLWQTQLGTPESENYGNIALDSTGNVYLAGAVSGDISVMKLDPTGTPIWISTFGSADMDAVWEIEIDSNDTLYLAGSYAGASNSGDAFVAQLDNNGNQLWLHSVGSAQIDVARGLFLDEMNNIYIAGVTYGNLFAPSMMSGPDGFIAKFAPDVCYADCDSDGDLDIVDYICFGNAYAAQDPYADCDGSGSLNVFDYICFGNAYAAGCP from the coding sequence ATGAAACATCATCACATTCCATTGTTGATCGTGCTCGGCACAACTTCGTTCTGCTTTGCAGATCCCTTCGAGTTTGAATGGGGATACCACTATAACTTCGATGATCGTACAGAACTCAATAACATCTGCGCTGCACCAAACGGCGACATATACGTATGTGGTAAAACGTCACGCGGGAAGTTCGGCCCCTTTGGTGTGATCTTTGAAGGGCAGGTGATAAGCAGAATCGATCCAACAGGAGCTGTGGTCTGGTCGCGGGTATATAACGACATCTTTGAAGAGGCCGAGGTCTACTCCTGGGGTATCGCGTCCGACGATCTGGGCAACGCGTACATCGGTGGTGACGCGCCATCAACGATCCCAGGAGTGGGCGGCCATGGTATAAATATTGCGAAGTATGACTCTGATGGTAATCAGATGTGGTATTCCGAAATAGCTTCAGGTATCCACGACGTATTCAGCGATATCGATATTGATTCTGCCGGAAATGTTTACTTTGTTGGCTCAACACGAGGCAACCTCCCCGCACACATTGGAGACTTCGACGTTGTGATTGGGTCTCTCGATGCGGATGGCGCATTACGCTGGACACGGCAGTTTGGATCGGTCGAGCTCGACTTTGGAGGAGAAATCAAGGTTGATCCATCAGGCAATATCTTTGTCGCCGGACTCACACGAGGTGACTTCGTTGGCACCAGCCACGGTGCACAGGATGCTCTTCTTGCCAAATACGACAGCGATGGAACGCTCCTCTGGCAAACACAACTCGGAACCCCGGAAAGCGAGAACTATGGCAACATTGCGCTTGACAGCACAGGAAATGTTTATTTGGCTGGGGCGGTCAGTGGTGACATCAGCGTGATGAAGCTTGACCCAACGGGCACACCGATTTGGATCAGCACATTCGGATCAGCAGATATGGATGCTGTATGGGAAATTGAGATTGATTCAAATGATACTCTGTATCTCGCTGGCTCTTACGCTGGGGCATCGAATAGTGGCGATGCCTTTGTTGCTCAGCTGGACAACAACGGAAACCAGTTGTGGCTGCACTCAGTGGGTTCCGCCCAGATCGATGTCGCTCGTGGATTGTTTCTGGATGAGATGAACAACATCTATATTGCTGGCGTTACATACGGCAACTTGTTTGCACCGAGTATGATGAGTGGGCCTGACGGTTTCATCGCAAAGTTTGCCCCCGATGTCTGCTACGCAGACTGCGATAGCGACGGTGATCTCGACATCGTCGATTACATCTGCTTCGGGAACGCCTACGCAGCACAGGATCCGTACGCAGACTGTGACGGCAGCGGCTCACTCAACGTCTTTGATTACATCTGCTTCGGCAATGCGTATGCGGCAGGGTGTCCGTAA
- a CDS encoding collagen-like protein, which yields MFTYQGELRSSGSTVSGTADFVFRLYNAKFGGAQIGLTLTLVNQTLTDGRFSVDLDFGSGVFGADQRWLEIDVRSPAGSGGYVTLSPRQPITPAPIALFALDGNQGPQGPAGPQGVSGPQGVPGPQGAQGATGPQGAQGATGPQGLQGIQGPPGDSHWQLSGTTTFYNAGSVGIGTSAPTHTLTVAGDSRTTKLSSTGVAVVGEQGATQPNPPNAAGVFGFSLDGPGVVGQTAATGLFTDFAVLGLQDMIFSAIGGGPLGGASVAGYSNTSVGVYGRADHTGSNTVGVWGTVYGSTATAVLADAAGTANVFGVAGKSISTDGDAVGGLFIAEAPATGQSYGVKAFSDATTNAVDGPSGVFGEGGTGVHGEATVLHGNGVVGIANGSVAYAVYGQSDFGYAGRFSGRVFVSGDLQVTGTKNFVIDHPLDPENKELYHACVESDERLNTYSGNVVLDESGGATVTLPVWFSAINTDIRYQLTCVGGYAPVYVSREVAGNSFGIAGGRQGLKVSWTITAVRNDAHARTHPFVVERDKQPAERGYYLDPSAFGFDADRGMIAAREALAASLQHERTNADSPKQRGNRFHSDVAVQTRNNPSQR from the coding sequence ATGTTTACTTATCAGGGCGAGCTGCGCTCGAGCGGATCGACGGTGTCCGGCACAGCAGACTTTGTGTTTCGCTTGTACAATGCGAAGTTCGGCGGCGCGCAGATCGGGCTGACACTCACGCTTGTAAACCAGACGCTGACCGACGGAAGGTTCAGCGTGGATCTGGACTTTGGTTCCGGTGTCTTTGGTGCGGATCAGCGATGGCTGGAGATCGACGTGCGCAGCCCAGCAGGCTCGGGCGGATATGTCACACTCAGCCCACGCCAACCGATCACGCCAGCACCGATTGCACTCTTTGCGCTTGACGGGAACCAGGGACCGCAGGGACCTGCTGGTCCACAAGGTGTATCAGGCCCGCAAGGCGTGCCCGGTCCGCAGGGTGCACAGGGCGCAACTGGGCCACAGGGCGCACAGGGTGCGACCGGTCCACAGGGACTGCAAGGGATCCAGGGCCCGCCCGGCGATTCGCACTGGCAGCTCAGCGGAACCACGACGTTCTACAACGCGGGGAGTGTCGGCATCGGCACGTCCGCACCGACACACACACTCACCGTGGCTGGTGATTCCAGAACGACGAAACTCTCATCAACCGGGGTCGCTGTTGTTGGTGAGCAGGGCGCAACACAACCGAATCCGCCAAACGCAGCGGGTGTGTTTGGCTTCTCACTCGATGGCCCCGGTGTTGTCGGCCAGACAGCAGCAACAGGTCTCTTTACCGACTTTGCGGTGCTCGGTTTACAGGACATGATCTTCAGTGCCATCGGTGGCGGCCCGTTAGGTGGTGCGAGTGTCGCGGGGTACTCGAACACCAGCGTCGGTGTGTATGGACGTGCGGACCATACCGGATCGAACACTGTCGGTGTCTGGGGGACTGTCTACGGCAGCACAGCAACCGCTGTTCTTGCAGATGCAGCAGGTACTGCCAATGTCTTTGGTGTCGCGGGTAAGTCTATCTCGACCGATGGCGACGCGGTCGGCGGGTTGTTCATCGCTGAAGCGCCCGCAACGGGACAAAGTTACGGCGTGAAGGCGTTCTCAGATGCCACGACCAATGCTGTAGACGGGCCTTCTGGTGTGTTCGGCGAAGGAGGAACCGGTGTGCACGGCGAAGCAACAGTGCTGCACGGGAACGGCGTTGTGGGGATTGCCAACGGAAGTGTTGCCTACGCGGTCTACGGGCAGAGTGACTTTGGATATGCTGGCAGGTTTTCCGGGCGCGTCTTCGTGTCGGGCGATCTCCAGGTCACAGGGACGAAGAACTTTGTCATCGACCATCCGCTCGATCCCGAAAACAAGGAGCTTTACCACGCGTGTGTCGAGTCCGACGAGCGTCTCAACACATACTCCGGGAATGTTGTGCTCGACGAGAGCGGCGGCGCGACTGTGACGCTCCCTGTGTGGTTTTCAGCGATCAACACCGACATCAGATACCAGCTCACATGCGTTGGTGGATACGCGCCAGTGTATGTCTCGCGCGAAGTGGCTGGGAACTCGTTCGGCATCGCTGGCGGGCGACAGGGATTGAAGGTCTCGTGGACAATCACCGCAGTCCGCAACGATGCGCACGCAAGAACACATCCGTTCGTCGTCGAGCGTGACAAGCAACCCGCCGAACGCGGGTACTACCTCGATCCAAGCGCATTCGGGTTCGATGCAGACCGCGGGATGATCGCAGCTCGCGAGGCGCTTGCTGCTTCATTGCAGCACGAACGGACGAACGCCGATTCACCAAAGCAGCGCGGGAATCGATTCCACAGCGATGTTGCTGTGCAGACAAGAAACAATCCGTCTCAGCGGTAA
- a CDS encoding NUDIX domain-containing protein — translation MQHQAHEPLTFGIAHPDVTYIPRPGAYALVLRDDGMLAVVRNFLGLFLPGGGIEQGETDEQALTREIAEECAYHADMLGYIGAATEYVRVGTTDRGQLKQCVFYRARFTAPLHTPVEDGHELVWVSPEEAMKTLYLACHRWVVERM, via the coding sequence ATGCAGCATCAGGCGCACGAACCTCTCACCTTTGGTATAGCCCATCCTGATGTGACATACATCCCTCGCCCCGGCGCGTATGCACTCGTGCTGCGCGATGATGGCATGCTCGCGGTTGTCAGGAACTTCCTCGGCCTGTTTCTGCCCGGCGGCGGCATCGAACAGGGTGAAACGGACGAGCAGGCGCTGACCCGCGAGATTGCAGAAGAATGCGCGTATCACGCCGACATGCTTGGATACATCGGTGCTGCGACGGAGTATGTTCGTGTCGGCACGACCGATCGTGGGCAGCTCAAGCAGTGTGTGTTCTATCGTGCCCGATTCACTGCACCACTGCACACGCCAGTCGAGGATGGGCACGAACTGGTGTGGGTATCGCCCGAAGAAGCGATGAAGACGCTGTACCTTGCGTGCCATCGATGGGTTGTCGAAAGAATGTAA
- a CDS encoding MmcQ/YjbR family DNA-binding protein, with protein MAAKQSDPTEPMRIRAGKYAGVDEGTACTQSSFKVNGKAFLFVGMQGGRSKAMFKLRESMPQAVKLAEKTPDDVQVGSTGWVTARFSAEKPMPKALWEKWLDESYQISNGGTAAKKVTKKTAKKSVTKKTPAKKTGVKKSASKKTITKKRATKRKG; from the coding sequence ATGGCAGCGAAGCAGTCAGATCCGACCGAACCGATGAGAATACGAGCCGGGAAGTACGCTGGCGTTGACGAGGGAACCGCCTGCACGCAGAGCTCGTTCAAGGTGAACGGCAAGGCGTTCCTGTTTGTCGGCATGCAGGGCGGGCGCTCCAAGGCGATGTTCAAGCTGCGCGAGTCGATGCCACAGGCGGTGAAACTTGCTGAAAAGACACCCGATGATGTTCAGGTTGGTTCAACAGGCTGGGTCACCGCGCGGTTTTCTGCTGAGAAACCGATGCCCAAAGCATTGTGGGAGAAGTGGCTCGATGAGAGTTACCAGATCAGTAACGGTGGGACCGCTGCAAAGAAGGTCACGAAAAAGACAGCAAAGAAGTCTGTGACCAAGAAAACGCCAGCGAAGAAAACAGGCGTGAAAAAGTCTGCTTCAAAGAAGACTATAACGAAGAAGAGAGCAACGAAGCGGAAGGGCTAG
- the coaD gene encoding pantetheine-phosphate adenylyltransferase, whose amino-acid sequence MPEKTHHLVVYPGSFDPMTLGHLDVVSRGRQLFDEIVVAVGFNPGKSQLFTPDERVEIAQLCINEMCASTPGAPVRVCAYRGLTVDFARSVGANAILKGVRNLSDLQNEVQQALTNRQVAGLETAFVVSGQSFAYTSSSLIKQITALGEDLSVLQTMVPNLVLDRLRAKKAEHHPLIEAIRASARGEEQD is encoded by the coding sequence ATGCCCGAAAAGACCCACCATCTCGTCGTCTACCCAGGTTCGTTTGATCCGATGACACTGGGCCATCTCGATGTCGTCTCGCGCGGGCGCCAGCTCTTCGATGAGATCGTCGTCGCGGTCGGGTTCAACCCCGGAAAGTCCCAGCTGTTCACCCCCGACGAGCGCGTCGAGATCGCCCAGTTGTGCATCAACGAGATGTGCGCCAGCACACCCGGCGCGCCCGTGCGCGTGTGTGCGTATCGCGGGCTCACGGTCGACTTTGCCCGTTCCGTCGGCGCAAACGCCATCCTCAAGGGCGTGCGCAACCTTTCCGATCTGCAGAACGAGGTCCAGCAGGCGCTGACCAATCGGCAGGTGGCGGGGCTTGAGACAGCCTTCGTGGTGTCGGGCCAGTCGTTCGCGTACACCTCGTCGAGCCTCATCAAGCAGATCACGGCGCTGGGTGAGGATCTGTCGGTGCTTCAGACGATGGTGCCGAATCTTGTGCTCGATCGGCTCCGCGCAAAGAAAGCCGAGCACCATCCGCTCATCGAAGCCATCCGCGCAAGCGCGCGAGGCGAGGAGCAGGACTAG